One Carassius carassius chromosome 28, fCarCar2.1, whole genome shotgun sequence genomic window carries:
- the LOC132108052 gene encoding protein-tyrosine sulfotransferase 1-like isoform X1, translating to MDSGTRRELRPILSIGRSPQPHLPFFCFFPISLYRLPRQLAPEMIGKLKQNLLVACLVISSVTVFYLGRHAMECHHRIEERSPLLVSSLRTTLRTGQNLSTPFLYNKDMPLIFIGGVPRSGTTLMRAMLDAHPDVRCGEETRVIPRILAMKQMWSRSGREKMRLDEAGVTDEVLDSAMQAFLLEIIVKHGEPANYLCNKDPFALKSLSYLAKIFPNAKFILMIRDGRASVHSMISRKVTIAGFDLSSYRDCLTKWNRAIETMYTQCLEAADKCLPVHYEQLVLHPEKWMKTLLKFLNVPWNDAVLHHEELIGKAGGVSLSKVERSTDQVIKPVNVEALSKWVGKIPPDVLRDMPVIAPMLARLGYDPHANPPNYGRPDPLVLDNTRRVFKGEFQLPDFLKEQTQLQKSLEKPNPS from the exons ATGGATTCAGGTACTCGACGAGA GTTACGGCCAATCCTGAGTATCGGGCGTTCACCACAACCTCACCTACCCTTTTTCTGCTTCTTCCCCATCTCACTCTACCGCTTGCCCCGCCAGCTCGCCCCCGAGATGATTGGCAAGCTGAAGCAGAACTTACTGGTGGCCTGCCTGGTCATCAGCTCCGTCACGGTCTTCTACTTGGGTCGGCATGCCATGGAGTGCCACCACCGGATAGAGGAGCGCAGCCCACTGCTGGTGAGCAGCCTGCGCACCACCCTGCGCACGGGCCAGAACCTCAGCACCCCCTTCCTCTACAATAAAGACATGCCTCTTATATTTATCGGTGGTGTCCCTCGCAGTGGCACCACTCTTATGCGGGCCATGCTGGACGCTCATCCCGATGTGCGCTGTGGAGAAGAAACCCGTGTCATTCCTCGCATTCTGGCCATGAAGCAGATGTGGAGCCGCTCTGGCCGGGAGAAAATGAGGCTAGATGAAGCCGGAGTAACAGACGAGGTCTTGGACTCAGCCATGCAAGCTTTCCTTCTGGAGATCATCGTAAAACATGGGGAACCGGCCAACTACCTTTGTAATAAAGACCCATTTGCTCTTAAATCGCTTTCGTATCTGGCTAAGATCTTTCCTAACGCTAAGTTCATCCTCATGATTCGTGACGGCAGGGCCTCCGTCCACTCCATGATCTCCCGTAAAGTCACCATCGCCGGGTTTGACTTGAGCAGCTATCGGGACTGCCTGACAAAGTGGAACCGGGCCATAGAAACAATGTACACTCAGTGTCTGGAGGCAGCGGACAAGTGCCTTCCTGTGCACTACGAACAGCTTGTCCTGCACCCAGAGAAGTGGATGAAAACGCTTCTGAAATTCCTGAACGTTCCTTGGAATGATGCAGTTCTGCACCACGAGGAGCTCATTGGGAAAGCAGGAGGTGTTTCGCTCTCCAA GGTAGAGAGATCTACAGACCAGGTGATCAAGCCTGTCAACGTGGAGGCCTTATCCAAGTGGGTGGGTAAGATCCCCCCAGATGTGCTGCGGGACATGCCTGTTATCGCCCCCATGCTGGCCCGGCTCGGCTATGATCCCCACGCCAACCCTCCTAACTACGGTCGGCCCGACCCCCTCGTCCTGGATAACACTAGAAGA GTCTTTAAGGGTGAATTTCAGCTACCTGATTTTCTTAAAGAACAAACACAG CTACAGAAGTCCCTAGAAAAGCCCAACCCAAGTTAG
- the LOC132108052 gene encoding protein-tyrosine sulfotransferase 1-like isoform X2, with the protein MDSGTRRELRPILSIGRSPQPHLPFFCFFPISLYRLPRQLAPEMIGKLKQNLLVACLVISSVTVFYLGRHAMECHHRIEERSPLLVSSLRTTLRTGQNLSTPFLYNKDMPLIFIGGVPRSGTTLMRAMLDAHPDVRCGEETRVIPRILAMKQMWSRSGREKMRLDEAGVTDEVLDSAMQAFLLEIIVKHGEPANYLCNKDPFALKSLSYLAKIFPNAKFILMIRDGRASVHSMISRKVTIAGFDLSSYRDCLTKWNRAIETMYTQCLEAADKCLPVHYEQLVLHPEKWMKTLLKFLNVPWNDAVLHHEELIGKAGGVSLSKVERSTDQVIKPVNVEALSKWVGKIPPDVLRDMPVIAPMLARLGYDPHANPPNYGRPDPLVLDNTRRLQKSLEKPNPS; encoded by the exons ATGGATTCAGGTACTCGACGAGA GTTACGGCCAATCCTGAGTATCGGGCGTTCACCACAACCTCACCTACCCTTTTTCTGCTTCTTCCCCATCTCACTCTACCGCTTGCCCCGCCAGCTCGCCCCCGAGATGATTGGCAAGCTGAAGCAGAACTTACTGGTGGCCTGCCTGGTCATCAGCTCCGTCACGGTCTTCTACTTGGGTCGGCATGCCATGGAGTGCCACCACCGGATAGAGGAGCGCAGCCCACTGCTGGTGAGCAGCCTGCGCACCACCCTGCGCACGGGCCAGAACCTCAGCACCCCCTTCCTCTACAATAAAGACATGCCTCTTATATTTATCGGTGGTGTCCCTCGCAGTGGCACCACTCTTATGCGGGCCATGCTGGACGCTCATCCCGATGTGCGCTGTGGAGAAGAAACCCGTGTCATTCCTCGCATTCTGGCCATGAAGCAGATGTGGAGCCGCTCTGGCCGGGAGAAAATGAGGCTAGATGAAGCCGGAGTAACAGACGAGGTCTTGGACTCAGCCATGCAAGCTTTCCTTCTGGAGATCATCGTAAAACATGGGGAACCGGCCAACTACCTTTGTAATAAAGACCCATTTGCTCTTAAATCGCTTTCGTATCTGGCTAAGATCTTTCCTAACGCTAAGTTCATCCTCATGATTCGTGACGGCAGGGCCTCCGTCCACTCCATGATCTCCCGTAAAGTCACCATCGCCGGGTTTGACTTGAGCAGCTATCGGGACTGCCTGACAAAGTGGAACCGGGCCATAGAAACAATGTACACTCAGTGTCTGGAGGCAGCGGACAAGTGCCTTCCTGTGCACTACGAACAGCTTGTCCTGCACCCAGAGAAGTGGATGAAAACGCTTCTGAAATTCCTGAACGTTCCTTGGAATGATGCAGTTCTGCACCACGAGGAGCTCATTGGGAAAGCAGGAGGTGTTTCGCTCTCCAA GGTAGAGAGATCTACAGACCAGGTGATCAAGCCTGTCAACGTGGAGGCCTTATCCAAGTGGGTGGGTAAGATCCCCCCAGATGTGCTGCGGGACATGCCTGTTATCGCCCCCATGCTGGCCCGGCTCGGCTATGATCCCCACGCCAACCCTCCTAACTACGGTCGGCCCGACCCCCTCGTCCTGGATAACACTAGAAGA CTACAGAAGTCCCTAGAAAAGCCCAACCCAAGTTAG
- the LOC132108052 gene encoding protein-tyrosine sulfotransferase 1-like isoform X3 has protein sequence MIGKLKQNLLVACLVISSVTVFYLGRHAMECHHRIEERSPLLVSSLRTTLRTGQNLSTPFLYNKDMPLIFIGGVPRSGTTLMRAMLDAHPDVRCGEETRVIPRILAMKQMWSRSGREKMRLDEAGVTDEVLDSAMQAFLLEIIVKHGEPANYLCNKDPFALKSLSYLAKIFPNAKFILMIRDGRASVHSMISRKVTIAGFDLSSYRDCLTKWNRAIETMYTQCLEAADKCLPVHYEQLVLHPEKWMKTLLKFLNVPWNDAVLHHEELIGKAGGVSLSKVERSTDQVIKPVNVEALSKWVGKIPPDVLRDMPVIAPMLARLGYDPHANPPNYGRPDPLVLDNTRRVFKGEFQLPDFLKEQTQLQKSLEKPNPS, from the exons ATGATTGGCAAGCTGAAGCAGAACTTACTGGTGGCCTGCCTGGTCATCAGCTCCGTCACGGTCTTCTACTTGGGTCGGCATGCCATGGAGTGCCACCACCGGATAGAGGAGCGCAGCCCACTGCTGGTGAGCAGCCTGCGCACCACCCTGCGCACGGGCCAGAACCTCAGCACCCCCTTCCTCTACAATAAAGACATGCCTCTTATATTTATCGGTGGTGTCCCTCGCAGTGGCACCACTCTTATGCGGGCCATGCTGGACGCTCATCCCGATGTGCGCTGTGGAGAAGAAACCCGTGTCATTCCTCGCATTCTGGCCATGAAGCAGATGTGGAGCCGCTCTGGCCGGGAGAAAATGAGGCTAGATGAAGCCGGAGTAACAGACGAGGTCTTGGACTCAGCCATGCAAGCTTTCCTTCTGGAGATCATCGTAAAACATGGGGAACCGGCCAACTACCTTTGTAATAAAGACCCATTTGCTCTTAAATCGCTTTCGTATCTGGCTAAGATCTTTCCTAACGCTAAGTTCATCCTCATGATTCGTGACGGCAGGGCCTCCGTCCACTCCATGATCTCCCGTAAAGTCACCATCGCCGGGTTTGACTTGAGCAGCTATCGGGACTGCCTGACAAAGTGGAACCGGGCCATAGAAACAATGTACACTCAGTGTCTGGAGGCAGCGGACAAGTGCCTTCCTGTGCACTACGAACAGCTTGTCCTGCACCCAGAGAAGTGGATGAAAACGCTTCTGAAATTCCTGAACGTTCCTTGGAATGATGCAGTTCTGCACCACGAGGAGCTCATTGGGAAAGCAGGAGGTGTTTCGCTCTCCAA GGTAGAGAGATCTACAGACCAGGTGATCAAGCCTGTCAACGTGGAGGCCTTATCCAAGTGGGTGGGTAAGATCCCCCCAGATGTGCTGCGGGACATGCCTGTTATCGCCCCCATGCTGGCCCGGCTCGGCTATGATCCCCACGCCAACCCTCCTAACTACGGTCGGCCCGACCCCCTCGTCCTGGATAACACTAGAAGA GTCTTTAAGGGTGAATTTCAGCTACCTGATTTTCTTAAAGAACAAACACAG CTACAGAAGTCCCTAGAAAAGCCCAACCCAAGTTAG